A part of Cervus elaphus chromosome 11, mCerEla1.1, whole genome shotgun sequence genomic DNA contains:
- the GKN1 gene encoding gastrokine-1: protein MKFTIVFAGLLGIFLTPTLAGYDINVNDNNNSGGSGQQSVSVNNEHGVANIDNNNGWGSWNSLWDYGSGFAVIRSFKKKSCIVHKMNKEVMPSIQALDMLAKKNKLQGRGPEGPPPKSLIYSVKPDKVNNLDQFGKSIVTMCQGIPTYMAEEIQGANLILYPEKCIKVDILWILNIALCEEAMEN, encoded by the exons ATGAAGTTCACA ATTGTCTTTGCTGGACTTcttggcatcttcctgactcctACTCTTGCTGGCtat GATATCAATGTCAATGATAACAACAACAGTGGTGGAAGTGGGCAGCAGTCAGTGAGTGTCAACAACGAACATGGCGTGGCCAATATTGACAATAACAACGGATGGGGCTCCTGGAATTCCCTCTGGGATTACGGAAGT GGCTTTGCTGTAATCAGATCCTTTAAGAAGAAGTCATGCATTGTGCACAAAATGAACAAGGAAGTCATGCCCTCTATTCAAGCCCTTGATATGCTGGCCAAGAAAAACAAG CTTCAGGGTAGAGGACCAGAGGGACCACCTCCCAAGAGCCTGATCTACTCCGTCAAGCCTGACAAAGTCAACAACCTGGACCAGTTTGGAAAATCCATTGTTACCATGTGCCAGGGGATTCCAACATACATGGCTGAAGAGATTCAGG GAGCAAACCTGATTCTGTACCCAGAAAAGTGCATCAAGGTTGATATACTCTGGATTCTGAACATTGCCTTATGTGAAGAAGCAatggagaactaa